From Acidihalobacter aeolianus, a single genomic window includes:
- a CDS encoding Smr/MutS family protein, whose amino-acid sequence MSEIDDEDRDLFRQTVGPVHRLGKDTVPHHQAAPAPHLRQPEMSLHHMVEQTLTDPTQDPELQPGDVLSFARPGVSRQTMRRLRRGQYRIDAELDLHGLSLKDARQALLEFIRHNRGNNLTCVRVIHGKGWKSGNTGPVLKPGVNHWLRQLDEILAFVSARPVDGGTGAVYVLVRSNST is encoded by the coding sequence ATGTCTGAGATCGATGACGAGGATCGGGACTTGTTCCGACAAACGGTCGGCCCTGTCCACAGATTGGGTAAGGACACGGTGCCTCATCATCAGGCAGCACCGGCTCCGCATTTACGGCAACCGGAAATGTCGCTGCATCACATGGTCGAACAAACGCTTACGGACCCCACTCAGGATCCTGAGCTGCAACCTGGTGATGTGCTGAGCTTTGCGCGCCCTGGGGTATCTAGGCAGACGATGCGTCGACTCAGGCGTGGGCAGTATCGTATCGATGCAGAACTCGACCTGCATGGTCTGTCGCTCAAGGATGCCAGACAAGCCTTACTCGAATTCATACGACACAACCGTGGCAACAACCTGACTTGTGTTCGGGTTATTCATGGTAAAGGCTGGAAGTCGGGCAACACGGGCCCCGTGCTTAAGCCTGGCGTTAACCATTGGCTGCGTCAGTTAGATGAAATATTGGCGTTTGTATCGGCTCGCCCGGTCGATGGTGGGACCGGGGCAGTCTATGTACTGGTCCGTTCTAATTCCACTTAA
- the surE gene encoding 5'/3'-nucleotidase SurE, whose protein sequence is MHFLLSNDDGYLSAGLTAVSDALRAVGRITVVAPDRDRSGASNSLTLNRPLRAITAPNGYIRVDGTPTDCVHLALTGLLDEEPDMVVSGINHGSNLGDDILYSGTVAAAMEGRFLGLPSIAVSINSFQPQHLETAAKALTAIINNLQKAPLPNDSILNVNVPDIPWGSVRGFRATRLGNRHRSEGVVPATDPRGRTVYWVGQAGPEEDGGPGTDFHAVNAGYVSVTPIKVDLTRHEAVHPLNQWLSACTT, encoded by the coding sequence ATGCACTTCCTGCTGAGCAATGACGACGGCTATCTATCTGCCGGCTTAACAGCCGTGAGCGACGCGTTACGCGCCGTAGGCCGCATTACGGTTGTAGCCCCTGACAGAGATCGTAGCGGTGCCAGCAACTCGTTGACTCTGAACCGGCCGTTGCGCGCCATAACCGCACCAAACGGCTACATCAGAGTAGACGGGACGCCGACTGACTGCGTGCACTTAGCCTTAACCGGTTTACTCGACGAAGAACCAGACATGGTGGTGTCAGGTATCAATCACGGTTCCAACCTTGGTGATGACATCCTTTATTCTGGAACAGTCGCAGCAGCCATGGAAGGTCGTTTTCTCGGGTTGCCCTCCATTGCGGTTTCAATCAACAGCTTCCAGCCACAACACCTGGAAACCGCAGCTAAAGCACTAACCGCCATCATTAATAATCTACAAAAGGCACCTCTACCCAACGACAGCATTCTCAATGTCAACGTACCGGATATACCTTGGGGCTCAGTGCGAGGTTTTAGGGCAACGCGCTTGGGGAATCGTCACCGTTCGGAAGGAGTAGTCCCAGCAACGGACCCACGTGGACGTACAGTTTACTGGGTTGGTCAGGCGGGTCCGGAGGAAGATGGTGGCCCAGGCACGGATTTCCATGCTGTCAATGCGGGTTATGTCTCGGTAACACCAATCAAAGTCGATCTCACACGCCATGAGGCGGTGCATCCATTGAACCAGTGGCTATCTGCATGCACGACCTGA
- a CDS encoding protein-L-isoaspartate(D-aspartate) O-methyltransferase, with amino-acid sequence MHDLTPGTLHGIGMTSQRTRDRMVDRLRGQGIQNEAVLSIMAATPRHLFVDEALATRAYEDTALPIGYGQTLSQPYIVARMTEVLLEAGTPPSVLEIGTGSGYQAAVLAQLVPVVYTVERIGALAQRSNRLLDSFGFRNIHFKLDDGHTGWEECAPFGAVVLTAAPAEIPDTLLKQLTHTGRLLAPVGTGERQQLMLVTREEGLFVRRMLDQVSFVPMRPGRE; translated from the coding sequence ATGCACGACCTGACGCCAGGCACGCTGCATGGTATCGGCATGACCTCGCAACGGACCCGCGACCGCATGGTCGATCGTTTGCGAGGACAGGGCATACAAAACGAGGCGGTGCTGAGTATCATGGCAGCCACGCCTCGCCATTTATTCGTAGATGAAGCACTAGCCACTCGCGCTTATGAAGATACGGCCTTACCGATCGGATATGGCCAAACCTTGTCGCAACCCTACATTGTGGCTCGTATGACCGAGGTGCTTTTGGAAGCGGGGACACCGCCTAGTGTTCTCGAAATTGGTACAGGATCGGGTTATCAAGCGGCTGTTCTCGCCCAGTTGGTTCCAGTTGTATACACCGTGGAACGGATTGGAGCGCTGGCACAACGATCAAACCGCTTGCTGGATTCCTTCGGTTTTCGGAATATCCATTTCAAGCTGGATGATGGCCATACCGGTTGGGAGGAGTGCGCCCCATTCGGGGCGGTCGTGTTGACTGCTGCACCAGCTGAAATACCTGACACACTCCTCAAACAATTGACCCACACAGGCCGTCTGCTTGCACCAGTCGGAACAGGCGAACGACAACAACTTATGTTGGTAACACGTGAAGAAGGGTTGTTTGTCCGACGAATGCTAGACCAGGTATCCTTTGTACCGATGAGACCGGGACGGGAATAA
- a CDS encoding peptidoglycan DD-metalloendopeptidase family protein, translating to MSLSMPLSGVLTYLLLAGCAALPYQGTGFRSGYVQVRQGETLYSIAWRFDLDYQRLARWNGLRPPYTLTPGQWLRMNPPGHPQTMQTGTGRTEIANAPAAQQMPGHARPYRPASAPRGIATQSEGAHKGTASGSVTWMWPTQGKIARTYTDNQQGIEIAGKLGQPVVAAASGQVVYSGDGLPSYGNLIIIKHNGTYLSAYGHNKKLLVKEGDIVKRGETIALMGETGTGITQPMLFFEIRLDGNPVNPILYLPIRANH from the coding sequence ATGAGCCTCTCCATGCCACTGAGTGGCGTGCTGACGTACCTCCTGCTTGCCGGTTGCGCTGCTTTGCCTTATCAGGGAACAGGCTTTCGCTCAGGTTATGTACAAGTCAGACAAGGCGAGACACTTTATTCGATCGCATGGCGTTTCGATTTGGATTATCAGCGCCTGGCAAGGTGGAATGGCCTTCGTCCGCCTTACACACTAACCCCAGGACAATGGCTGAGAATGAACCCACCAGGGCATCCCCAGACCATGCAGACAGGAACAGGCAGAACAGAAATTGCCAACGCACCTGCAGCTCAGCAGATGCCTGGACATGCGCGCCCCTACCGACCTGCCTCAGCCCCCCGTGGCATTGCTACACAATCTGAGGGTGCCCACAAAGGTACCGCGTCTGGCTCTGTAACATGGATGTGGCCGACCCAAGGGAAGATCGCAAGAACCTATACGGATAACCAACAAGGAATTGAAATAGCAGGAAAACTTGGACAGCCCGTTGTTGCTGCAGCCTCAGGTCAAGTGGTTTATAGCGGCGATGGGTTGCCCAGTTATGGAAACCTGATCATTATCAAGCATAATGGTACTTATTTAAGCGCTTATGGTCATAATAAGAAATTATTAGTTAAGGAGGGGGATATCGTTAAACGGGGTGAAACGATCGCTCTTATGGGAGAAACGGGTACTGGCATAACTCAGCCAATGTTGTTTTTCGAAATTCGGCTGGACGGCAACCCCGTAAACCCGATACTGTATCTGCCTATAAGGGCAAATCATTAA
- the rpoS gene encoding RNA polymerase sigma factor RpoS yields the protein MNIRRVVNPRSLVEANKIDLDSEHQSIAMNATGPEDSAGMDSLDSDNTEVVSSSENIEELSAGSEEGKKRRVSTHATEMDATRLYLKEIEYSKLLTPQEEVYYARLAQQGDPAGRNKMIVCNLRLVVKIARRYMNRGLAFLDLIEEGNLGLIRAVEKFDPERGFRFSTYATWWIRQTIERAIMNQTRTIRLPIHVVKELNVYLRTVRGLTQQLNRDSSLQEISDAMEKPIHEIKRLLQFSERATSMDVTIGQDNGRSLSDLIPDEQSQEPAELLQDENISTYVSHWLDQLDVKQREVIVRRFGLMGYEKATLEEVGGALGVTRERARQIQMEALKRLRQILEGTGFSEEALFQD from the coding sequence ATGAATATTCGGCGAGTAGTAAATCCACGATCACTTGTTGAGGCTAACAAGATCGATTTGGACTCTGAACACCAGAGCATTGCTATGAATGCCACTGGACCGGAAGATTCTGCAGGAATGGACTCTCTGGACAGTGACAACACAGAAGTTGTCTCATCTTCAGAGAACATCGAGGAGCTAAGCGCTGGTTCCGAAGAGGGGAAAAAGCGCCGCGTCTCAACACATGCCACCGAGATGGATGCGACACGCCTATATCTCAAAGAAATAGAATATTCGAAACTACTCACCCCCCAGGAAGAGGTGTATTACGCCAGACTCGCTCAACAAGGCGATCCCGCTGGGCGGAACAAGATGATCGTCTGCAATCTTCGCCTGGTTGTAAAAATTGCGCGTCGCTACATGAATCGAGGTCTCGCATTCCTGGATTTGATCGAAGAGGGTAACCTCGGTCTTATTAGAGCCGTAGAAAAATTCGATCCGGAACGAGGTTTTCGCTTTTCGACATATGCGACATGGTGGATTCGCCAAACAATCGAACGGGCAATCATGAATCAGACCCGTACAATCCGATTGCCCATCCATGTTGTCAAAGAATTGAATGTTTATCTACGTACCGTTCGAGGCTTAACTCAACAACTCAATCGCGACTCATCTTTGCAGGAAATCTCTGACGCTATGGAAAAACCGATCCACGAGATCAAGCGCCTACTTCAATTCAGTGAGCGTGCAACCTCCATGGATGTCACCATCGGGCAAGACAATGGGCGGTCATTATCAGACCTGATTCCTGACGAGCAATCCCAAGAGCCTGCAGAATTACTGCAGGATGAGAATATTTCAACATACGTCAGTCACTGGCTAGATCAACTAGACGTAAAACAACGTGAAGTGATCGTGCGCCGGTTTGGCCTCATGGGGTATGAGAAAGCAACTCTGGAAGAAGTTGGTGGTGCGCTAGGCGTTACGCGTGAGCGGGCAAGGCAAATCCAGATGGAAGCACTCAAGCGTCTACGTCAAATCCTTGAAGGAACCGGGTTTTCTGAAGAGGCCTTATTTCAGGATTGA
- a CDS encoding Mth938-like domain-containing protein has protein sequence MRFTEDSTDAYCIIDAHGSGWVSVNHVIYRHSLIVTPQRIEPWRPAGFSDLVGEDLRGLQDYSPEVILIGTGSCQRFPNAELLSMIRNAEASYEFMDTAAACRTYTILMAEKRLVLAAMLVDE, from the coding sequence ATGCGATTTACCGAAGATTCGACTGACGCCTACTGCATCATTGACGCGCATGGCTCCGGCTGGGTGAGCGTCAATCATGTCATCTATCGCCACAGTTTGATTGTTACTCCGCAACGTATTGAGCCCTGGCGTCCAGCCGGCTTTAGCGATCTTGTCGGTGAAGACTTGCGTGGATTACAAGATTACTCGCCTGAGGTTATTCTAATTGGCACGGGTAGTTGCCAGCGGTTTCCTAATGCTGAGTTGCTCTCAATGATTCGCAATGCCGAAGCCAGTTATGAATTTATGGATACAGCGGCAGCATGCAGAACCTATACCATTCTCATGGCAGAGAAACGTCTGGTCCTTGCGGCAATGCTTGTCGATGAATGA
- the alaC gene encoding alanine transaminase has product MKDEFPRIQRLPPYVFNIVNELKAKARSRGEDIVDFGMGNPDRPTPPHIVDKMIEAARRGDTHRYSVSRGIPRLRRAITQWYKTRFGVELDPDSEAIVTIGSKEGLAHLTLATVGPGDAVLVPNPAYPIHPYGCVIAGADIRHVPLTPDVDFFQELEKAIKDSWPRPKMLILNFPGNPTGQCVELEFFEKVVAIAREHDIWIVHDIAYSEITFDGYKAPSILQVADAKDVAVEFYSLSKTYNMPGWRVGFMCGNAKLVAALARMKSYLDYGMFTPIQVAAISALEGPQDCVEEIRETYRRRRDVLCDGLNAIGWKVDRPKATMFVWAKIPEKYLELGSLEFSKRLLKEAKVAVSPGIGFGSYGDDHVRFGLIENEHRTRQAIRGIKQMLRAGS; this is encoded by the coding sequence GTGAAAGACGAATTCCCCCGTATTCAAAGACTTCCTCCCTACGTCTTCAATATCGTAAACGAGCTCAAGGCCAAAGCCCGTAGCCGTGGCGAGGATATAGTCGACTTCGGCATGGGTAACCCGGATAGACCCACACCCCCTCACATCGTCGACAAGATGATCGAGGCGGCACGACGCGGTGACACACACCGTTACTCCGTTTCTCGTGGGATACCCCGTCTGCGTCGCGCCATTACCCAATGGTACAAGACCCGTTTCGGAGTGGAACTCGACCCTGACTCTGAGGCAATCGTTACGATAGGCTCGAAGGAAGGCCTCGCACACCTCACACTGGCGACCGTTGGGCCGGGTGATGCCGTACTCGTTCCAAACCCGGCATATCCGATTCACCCTTATGGCTGCGTCATTGCAGGTGCGGATATTCGACATGTTCCCCTGACGCCTGACGTGGATTTTTTTCAGGAATTGGAAAAGGCAATCAAGGATAGCTGGCCCCGACCGAAGATGCTGATCCTGAATTTTCCAGGAAACCCGACCGGCCAGTGTGTCGAACTTGAATTTTTCGAAAAAGTTGTCGCAATTGCACGCGAACACGATATTTGGATCGTGCACGACATTGCATATTCTGAAATTACGTTTGATGGGTATAAGGCGCCCTCTATCCTCCAAGTAGCCGATGCCAAGGACGTAGCTGTTGAGTTCTATTCATTGTCCAAGACCTACAACATGCCTGGTTGGCGCGTAGGTTTCATGTGCGGCAATGCAAAACTGGTAGCCGCATTGGCGCGCATGAAATCCTACCTAGATTACGGCATGTTCACGCCTATTCAGGTTGCCGCTATTAGTGCCTTGGAAGGCCCGCAGGATTGCGTCGAAGAGATTCGGGAAACCTATCGACGCAGACGTGACGTACTCTGCGACGGACTCAATGCAATCGGCTGGAAAGTCGATCGCCCGAAAGCCACAATGTTCGTCTGGGCTAAAATTCCTGAGAAATATCTAGAACTTGGCTCTCTCGAATTCTCCAAGCGGCTTTTGAAAGAAGCCAAGGTTGCAGTATCCCCAGGCATTGGCTTCGGTTCGTATGGTGATGACCATGTACGCTTCGGTTTGATCGAGAACGAGCACAGGACCAGGCAGGCCATCAGAGGGATAAAACAAATGCTTCGTGCTGGCAGTTGA
- a CDS encoding homoserine dehydrogenase, whose protein sequence is MEAVKIGLLGLGTVGSGVVRVLSRNNEEIARRAGRAINIVRAATRDLSVRRDCDLGGIALTDRAQDVIDDPEIDIVVELIGGTGIAREMVIRAIDQSKHVVTANKALIALHGNEIFARASERGVTVAFEAAVGGGIPVIKAIREALAGNRIEWLAGIINGTGNFILSEMRDKGRDFEDVLSEAQSLGYAEADPTFDVEGIDAAHKLTILASIAFGIPLQFDKVYTEGITRITREDVQYAAELGYRIKHLGIARRREHGIELRVHPTLIPHRRLIANVDGVMNAVLVRADAVGPTLYYGPGAGAEPTASAVVADLVDVTRALTVDPNNRVPHLAFQPDALIDVPVLDIGEAVTAYYLHLRVQDKPGVLAEITRILGDSSISIEAVLQRPPEEDASDAAIVIVTAPIRESNMDEAIRRIQDLETTSEHVTRIRLENLK, encoded by the coding sequence TTGGAAGCGGTTAAGATCGGTCTTCTGGGCCTAGGTACGGTCGGCAGCGGTGTTGTTCGGGTTTTGTCGCGCAACAATGAAGAGATTGCTCGACGCGCAGGACGTGCGATCAATATCGTGCGTGCGGCTACCCGGGATCTATCAGTGCGACGCGACTGCGACCTGGGCGGTATTGCGCTGACGGATCGCGCTCAGGATGTCATCGACGATCCTGAAATCGACATCGTGGTTGAATTGATCGGCGGCACGGGGATTGCCCGCGAAATGGTGATACGGGCAATCGACCAAAGTAAACATGTGGTAACCGCGAACAAAGCATTGATCGCGTTGCATGGCAATGAAATATTTGCGCGCGCCAGCGAACGGGGCGTGACCGTGGCTTTCGAAGCCGCTGTCGGCGGCGGGATACCAGTAATCAAAGCCATTAGAGAGGCTTTGGCGGGCAACAGGATTGAATGGCTTGCCGGGATAATCAATGGCACCGGCAATTTCATTTTGTCCGAAATGCGCGATAAGGGGCGTGATTTCGAGGACGTACTCTCAGAAGCGCAAAGTCTGGGTTATGCGGAAGCAGATCCCACATTCGACGTAGAAGGTATTGACGCCGCCCACAAACTGACCATATTGGCATCCATTGCCTTCGGCATCCCACTACAGTTCGACAAGGTCTACACAGAAGGCATCACGCGAATTACGCGCGAAGACGTACAGTATGCCGCAGAACTCGGCTATCGCATTAAGCATCTTGGGATCGCGCGAAGGCGCGAACATGGGATAGAACTACGGGTACATCCTACGCTGATCCCGCATCGCCGCCTTATCGCCAACGTAGACGGCGTCATGAATGCTGTACTCGTACGTGCCGATGCTGTAGGGCCAACCTTGTATTACGGTCCAGGAGCAGGGGCCGAGCCGACTGCATCTGCTGTGGTCGCTGACCTGGTTGATGTCACTCGCGCACTGACAGTTGACCCAAACAACCGTGTTCCGCATCTCGCATTCCAACCTGATGCGCTGATTGATGTGCCTGTCCTCGACATCGGCGAAGCGGTAACCGCCTACTACCTACATCTGCGCGTGCAAGACAAGCCCGGCGTGTTGGCGGAGATCACGCGCATTCTGGGTGATTCTTCCATTAGCATCGAGGCTGTACTACAACGCCCACCGGAGGAAGACGCAAGCGACGCAGCAATCGTCATCGTGACTGCCCCCATCCGCGAGAGCAATATGGATGAGGCGATCCGGCGCATACAAGATTTGGAAACGACCTCCGAACACGTTACAAGAATACGTTTGGAGAATTTGAAGTAA
- a CDS encoding anti-sigma factor family protein has product MIGMIHCREAAYYLSLKRESPLTMPQKGQLVFHFMICSNCRRYRDQIRWMDDALDVIAESAENIRLPRDARRRIEENTRQLS; this is encoded by the coding sequence ATGATAGGTATGATCCATTGCCGTGAAGCTGCGTATTACCTTTCGCTAAAACGCGAAAGTCCACTCACCATGCCGCAAAAAGGGCAACTCGTGTTTCACTTTATGATCTGTAGTAATTGCCGACGTTACCGAGACCAAATCCGCTGGATGGACGACGCGTTAGACGTTATAGCAGAATCAGCGGAAAACATCAGGTTGCCTCGTGACGCGCGCCGCAGAATCGAGGAAAATACGCGCCAGCTATCATAA
- a CDS encoding sigma factor-like helix-turn-helix DNA-binding protein, with the protein MIGCFLTPRGIGQKISRVGGRDPLTETEATAFWETLNRCLNQLPRLQRDAFTLNELEPTNGEEIHEILGIKTSHLYVLLHRARLSIRRCLETLWFGERES; encoded by the coding sequence GTGATCGGTTGTTTTTTGACGCCTCGGGGCATTGGGCAGAAGATATCAAGAGTTGGGGGACGCGATCCGCTAACTGAAACTGAGGCAACCGCATTCTGGGAGACCTTGAATCGATGTCTTAATCAGTTGCCGAGATTGCAACGTGACGCCTTCACGTTGAACGAGCTAGAGCCCACTAATGGTGAAGAAATTCACGAAATACTGGGTATCAAAACAAGCCACCTCTATGTGCTATTACATAGAGCAAGATTGTCAATCAGGCGTTGCCTGGAGACGCTCTGGTTCGGAGAGCGAGAGTCATGA
- a CDS encoding diiron oxygenase: protein MVAEASVLTEQLNRCSSPYRDPLSRIEWDKLDMDAWWLPESAVSLYGLPIYESLPEPQRKRLSQYEFINFIEKALWLEGIFMERISRALADSLGQPSQTVYRLHELREEAGHSLMFMELIRRSRLPITSAAFKRPRLATWVGRHAPYSSAAFWIAVLIGEQVPDRMNRTIRKHRGEIAPTVYDIITVHAIDEARHIVHARETLHECFPHGGQLTPLYLPLLNRIFRQFVHAFYFPTPELYRQAGLDAPQLWARRARANPSRISFIDECVAGTVRELGAKKLPVNWR, encoded by the coding sequence ATGGTAGCGGAAGCCAGCGTTCTTACCGAACAACTCAACCGTTGCAGTAGCCCATACCGCGACCCCCTTTCCCGAATTGAATGGGACAAGTTGGATATGGACGCTTGGTGGCTGCCGGAATCGGCAGTAAGTCTATACGGTCTCCCCATCTACGAATCGCTTCCCGAGCCGCAGCGCAAACGCCTTTCTCAGTACGAGTTCATCAACTTTATCGAAAAAGCGCTTTGGCTTGAGGGTATCTTCATGGAACGGATTAGCCGAGCATTGGCCGATTCGTTGGGACAACCCTCGCAAACCGTATACAGATTGCATGAACTCCGCGAGGAAGCCGGGCATAGCCTGATGTTCATGGAACTGATCCGCCGTAGCCGTCTTCCCATCACCTCCGCGGCATTTAAGCGCCCAAGGTTGGCCACTTGGGTCGGTCGTCATGCTCCCTATAGCTCTGCAGCCTTCTGGATCGCTGTGCTAATAGGCGAACAAGTTCCTGATCGAATGAATCGAACAATTCGTAAGCATCGTGGCGAAATTGCACCCACGGTCTATGACATCATCACTGTTCATGCTATCGACGAAGCCAGGCACATAGTGCATGCACGTGAAACGTTACATGAGTGCTTCCCGCATGGCGGGCAATTGACACCGCTGTATCTGCCTCTACTGAACCGAATCTTCAGGCAATTCGTGCATGCCTTTTACTTCCCAACACCCGAGCTATACCGTCAGGCAGGGCTGGATGCACCTCAGCTATGGGCTCGTCGCGCGCGGGCCAACCCGAGCAGAATTTCTTTTATCGACGAATGTGTCGCAGGAACAGTGCGAGAACTCGGTGCTAAAAAGCTCCCAGTCAACTGGCGATAG
- a CDS encoding site-specific integrase, producing MGRKQQGGASRRTPGLHLRAGIWHIDKVIRGSRVCESTGTGDFNEAQELLARRIDEIRQARLFGTRPPRTFRQAATKYLQETVKKTLSDDALQLKLLDPFIGDVRLDRIHMGALQDFIAARRQRRVKTATINHAIQTVRRICNLAAGEWIDEHGLTWLEHAPRIKFLPVKDRRPPYPLSWDEQRHLLQQLPEHLAKMALFAANSGCREAEICALRWDWEVEVPEMGTSVFIIPETFVKNGEERLVVLNDVARSIIEGQRGQHPERVFVSRGRPVNEINNLSWKRGRIVAALSHIRASDECGGIEASVERVHKDVVARVWGLKRGKDVESVYTWTEYAEERAVQGKPVERLQYKDYDVPQQMLAKARQRFIDAHWPAFAAFSRVRVHDLKHTFGRRLRAAGVGFEDRQDLLGHRSGRMTTHYSAAELGNLIEAANRVCGSKSRKSPALVVLKRKTG from the coding sequence ATGGGACGTAAACAGCAAGGCGGCGCAAGCCGCAGAACGCCGGGTCTCCACCTCCGCGCGGGGATCTGGCACATCGACAAGGTCATCCGAGGTAGCCGCGTTTGCGAAAGCACTGGCACGGGTGACTTCAACGAAGCGCAAGAACTCCTCGCCCGACGCATAGACGAGATCCGTCAGGCGCGGTTGTTCGGAACCCGTCCGCCGCGCACGTTTCGGCAGGCGGCCACGAAGTACCTGCAAGAGACCGTGAAGAAGACCTTGAGCGACGACGCCCTACAACTGAAGCTGCTCGATCCGTTCATCGGCGATGTGCGCCTGGACCGTATTCATATGGGGGCGCTTCAAGACTTCATCGCCGCGCGCAGGCAACGCAGGGTCAAGACCGCGACCATCAATCACGCGATCCAAACTGTTCGCCGCATCTGTAATCTGGCAGCCGGAGAATGGATCGACGAACACGGGTTGACCTGGCTGGAACATGCACCCCGCATCAAATTCCTGCCGGTGAAGGATCGTCGTCCGCCGTATCCGCTGAGCTGGGACGAGCAACGGCATCTGCTGCAACAGCTGCCGGAGCATCTGGCGAAGATGGCGCTGTTCGCCGCCAACAGCGGTTGCCGGGAAGCGGAGATCTGCGCCTTGCGCTGGGACTGGGAAGTCGAGGTGCCTGAGATGGGTACCAGCGTCTTTATCATCCCGGAGACTTTCGTCAAGAACGGCGAGGAACGGCTGGTGGTGCTCAACGATGTCGCGCGATCGATCATCGAGGGTCAGCGAGGACAACATCCCGAACGGGTCTTCGTCAGTCGCGGACGTCCGGTGAATGAGATCAACAACCTGTCCTGGAAACGGGGACGCATCGTTGCGGCGCTTTCGCACATTCGGGCCTCGGACGAGTGTGGCGGCATCGAGGCGTCGGTGGAGCGTGTCCATAAGGATGTCGTCGCCAGGGTGTGGGGTCTCAAACGCGGCAAGGATGTCGAGTCGGTTTATACGTGGACCGAATACGCCGAGGAGCGCGCCGTCCAGGGAAAGCCCGTCGAACGCCTGCAGTACAAGGACTACGACGTGCCGCAGCAGATGTTGGCCAAGGCACGCCAGCGGTTCATCGACGCGCACTGGCCCGCATTTGCGGCGTTTTCGCGAGTCCGCGTGCACGATCTCAAGCACACCTTCGGGCGTCGTCTGAGAGCGGCAGGCGTGGGCTTCGAGGACCGCCAGGACCTGCTCGGGCACCGTTCGGGGCGTATGACGACGCACTATTCGGCGGCCGAGCTGGGCAATCTGATCGAGGCGGCGAACCGGGTTTGTGGGTCAAAGTCCCGCAAAAGTCCCGCACTCGTGGTCCTGAAACGCAAAACGGGTTAG